From Enterococcus mediterraneensis, the proteins below share one genomic window:
- the wecB gene encoding non-hydrolyzing UDP-N-acetylglucosamine 2-epimerase — MPIKVMSIFGTRPEAIKMAPLIKRLEADERFESLVTVTGQHREMLDQVLRVFHIKPDHDLNIMSANQTLTEITTKVLLALQPILTAEKPDMILVHGDTSTTFAAATAAFYQQIKIGHVEAGLRTWNKLSPFPEEMNRQLTDVLADLYFAPTNESAENLRRENHPEQRIFITGNTAIDAMKYTVSQEYQHHSLPDGQKQILLTMHRRENLGAPMEQVFHALARIAEEFSELSIVFPMHKNPKVREAAQRILGSSANVRLIEPLDVVDFHNFAAKSYLILTDSGGVQEEAPSLGVPVLVLRDTTERPEGIAAGTLKLVGTEEADVYQAVKELLTDGKTYQKMAQAKNPYGDGHASERIADAIAEYFADSDQK; from the coding sequence ATGCCGATCAAAGTGATGTCGATTTTTGGAACGCGACCAGAAGCTATCAAGATGGCGCCGCTGATCAAACGGTTAGAAGCCGACGAACGATTTGAATCGTTAGTGACCGTGACAGGGCAGCATCGGGAAATGCTGGATCAAGTTCTGCGGGTTTTTCATATAAAACCGGATCACGACTTAAATATTATGAGCGCCAATCAAACACTGACAGAGATCACTACAAAAGTGTTATTAGCCTTACAGCCGATCTTGACCGCTGAAAAGCCGGATATGATCCTTGTTCATGGCGATACTTCTACGACTTTTGCGGCAGCAACGGCGGCTTTTTATCAACAGATCAAAATCGGTCATGTGGAGGCCGGACTGCGCACGTGGAACAAGCTGTCGCCGTTTCCTGAAGAGATGAATCGGCAGTTGACAGATGTGTTGGCAGATTTATATTTTGCGCCTACCAATGAAAGTGCCGAAAACCTACGACGGGAAAATCATCCTGAGCAGCGGATCTTTATTACCGGAAACACTGCGATCGATGCGATGAAATATACTGTTTCGCAAGAATATCAGCATCATTCATTGCCTGATGGTCAAAAACAGATTTTACTGACGATGCACCGTCGTGAAAATCTGGGAGCGCCGATGGAACAGGTCTTTCACGCATTAGCGCGCATCGCTGAAGAATTTTCGGAGCTTTCCATCGTTTTTCCGATGCATAAAAATCCCAAAGTTCGGGAAGCGGCTCAACGTATTTTAGGGTCATCCGCAAATGTCCGTCTGATTGAACCATTAGATGTAGTGGATTTTCATAATTTTGCCGCTAAAAGCTATCTGATCTTGACGGATTCGGGAGGCGTACAAGAAGAGGCGCCGTCTTTAGGAGTGCCGGTCTTAGTTCTGCGAGATACTACTGAACGCCCGGAAGGAATCGCGGCAGGGACATTGAAACTCGTGGGGACTGAGGAAGCAGATGTCTATCAAGCGGTCAAAGAATTACTGACAGATGGCAAGACGTATCAAAAGATGGCACAAGCGAAGAATCCTTATGGTGACGGTCATGCCAGCGAACGGATCGCGGATGCTATTGCAGAGTATTTTGCGGATTCTGATCAAAAGTAA
- the purN gene encoding phosphoribosylglycinamide formyltransferase, protein MRIAVLASGNGSNFEAIAQAFEKQTIAGELVLVFSDKKTAYVLERAEKHQIPAFTFSPKDFLSKKEYEEALLDLLVDHQVDYLVLAGYMRLIGEGLLEAFPKRIINIHPSLLPAFPGLHGIEDAFDYGVKVTGVTVHYIDAGVDTGPIIAQECVPISATDTLESLTEKIHQTEHRLYPEVLAEIIHAEE, encoded by the coding sequence ATGAGGATCGCAGTTTTAGCTTCAGGAAACGGCAGTAATTTTGAAGCGATCGCGCAAGCTTTTGAAAAACAAACGATTGCCGGTGAGCTGGTTTTGGTCTTTTCTGATAAAAAGACAGCTTATGTGTTGGAGCGGGCGGAGAAACATCAAATCCCCGCATTTACTTTCTCACCGAAAGATTTTTTATCGAAAAAAGAATATGAAGAAGCACTCCTTGATCTTTTAGTGGATCACCAAGTCGATTATCTTGTGTTGGCGGGGTATATGCGACTGATCGGTGAAGGATTGCTGGAAGCTTTCCCTAAGCGGATCATCAATATCCATCCGTCTTTACTACCGGCTTTTCCTGGACTCCATGGAATCGAAGACGCATTTGACTATGGCGTCAAGGTAACAGGGGTCACAGTTCATTATATCGACGCTGGAGTAGATACAGGACCGATCATCGCACAAGAATGTGTGCCGATCTCAGCGACAGATACATTGGAATCTCTTACCGAAAAGATCCATCAAACGGAGCATCGATTGTATCCGGAAGTTTTAGCAGAAATCATACATGCGGAGGAATGA
- the purM gene encoding phosphoribosylformylglycinamidine cyclo-ligase, with amino-acid sequence MANAYAKAGVDVEAGYEVVERIKKHVKKTERLGVLGALGGFGGCFDLSALSVKEPVLVSGTDGVGTKLLVAIQEGKHDTIGIDCVAMCVNDIVAQGAEPLYFLDYIATGKNQPERLEQVVAGVAEGCLQAGAALIGGETAEMPGMYSEEEYDLAGFAVGIAEKDQLITGETIQAGDILLGLPSSGIHSNGYSLVRKIFFETHGFSGESRLPELGDVPLGETLLTPTKIYVQPLLPLIKEKLLKGIAHITGGGFVENIPRMLPEGLAADIELGTWPELSIFTALETYGKIPSEEMYEIFNMGIGMVLAVAPDNVEQVKMRLAEMQEECYEIGSVIEKTTSSVNLRGGK; translated from the coding sequence GTGGCAAACGCATATGCAAAAGCCGGTGTTGATGTCGAAGCCGGTTATGAGGTCGTTGAGCGAATCAAAAAACATGTGAAAAAAACAGAACGTTTAGGCGTATTAGGAGCTTTAGGAGGATTTGGCGGCTGTTTCGATCTGTCAGCTTTATCTGTAAAAGAACCGGTGCTGGTTTCGGGTACCGATGGCGTCGGGACAAAATTATTGGTCGCTATCCAAGAAGGAAAACATGATACGATCGGGATCGATTGTGTGGCGATGTGTGTTAATGACATCGTCGCCCAAGGAGCAGAGCCATTGTATTTCTTGGACTATATCGCTACCGGTAAAAATCAGCCGGAACGTTTGGAACAAGTAGTGGCAGGTGTTGCAGAAGGCTGTCTTCAAGCTGGAGCGGCGCTGATTGGCGGAGAGACCGCCGAGATGCCGGGGATGTACAGTGAGGAAGAATACGATTTGGCAGGTTTTGCCGTAGGGATCGCTGAAAAAGATCAACTTATCACCGGCGAAACCATCCAAGCCGGCGACATCTTATTGGGATTACCTTCTTCCGGAATCCACTCCAACGGCTATTCCTTAGTCAGAAAAATTTTCTTCGAAACACATGGATTCTCAGGTGAAAGCAGATTGCCGGAACTTGGTGATGTGCCATTAGGTGAGACTTTGCTGACACCGACAAAAATCTATGTCCAACCACTATTGCCCTTGATCAAAGAGAAATTGCTTAAAGGTATCGCGCATATTACCGGCGGCGGGTTTGTAGAAAATATTCCCCGCATGCTGCCGGAAGGATTAGCAGCTGATATTGAATTAGGAACTTGGCCGGAATTATCGATTTTTACAGCTCTTGAAACATATGGCAAGATCCCGTCTGAAGAAATGTATGAGATCTTTAATATGGGGATCGGGATGGTCTTAGCTGTCGCACCGGATAATGTAGAACAAGTCAAAATGCGGTTAGCTGAGATGCAAGAAGAATGCTATGAGATCGGTTCGGTCATCGAAAAAACAACTTCCAGTGTCAATTTGCGAGGCGGAAAATGA
- the purH gene encoding bifunctional phosphoribosylaminoimidazolecarboxamide formyltransferase/IMP cyclohydrolase has product MKKRALLSVSDKTGIIELAKGLITAGFEIISTGGTQAALTDAGIATIAIDEVTGFPEMMDGRVKTLHPKIHGGLLARRDADSHVAAMKEHDIAPIDVVVVNLYPFKETIEKDGTFADAIENIDIGGPSMLRSAAKNHESVTVIVDPQDYPLVLEELTSGDTTLATRRYLAAKVFRHTAAYDAVIASYLTEQTSEKNPEKLTLTYELKQTLRYGENSHQEAVFYRSALPTSYSIANAKQLHGKELSYNNIKDADAAIKIAREFSKPAVVALKHMNPCGIGTAETITEAYDYAYEADPVSIFGGIVVLNREVDLQTAEKMHHLFLEIILAPSFEPAAFELLSSKKNLRLLTLDFSQQFQPEKEVVSVLGGLLVQDQDVVEEDPEKWQVVTKRQPSEEEREALAFAWKAVKHVKSNAIVLANNHQTVGIGAGQMNRVGSVKIAIEQAEQAEKIQGAVLASDAFFPMSDSVETAAKHGIKAIIQPGGSIKDQESIDMADKYGITMLFTGIRHFRH; this is encoded by the coding sequence ATGAAAAAAAGAGCACTGCTCAGTGTTTCCGATAAAACAGGTATCATTGAATTAGCGAAAGGTTTGATCACAGCTGGCTTTGAGATCATCTCAACAGGCGGAACGCAGGCGGCGTTGACTGACGCCGGGATCGCGACTATTGCGATCGATGAAGTCACTGGCTTTCCTGAAATGATGGATGGCCGTGTCAAAACACTACATCCTAAGATCCATGGCGGTTTGCTGGCGCGACGTGATGCAGACAGTCATGTGGCCGCAATGAAAGAGCACGACATCGCGCCTATCGACGTGGTTGTTGTTAATCTGTATCCTTTCAAAGAAACCATTGAAAAAGACGGGACATTTGCTGATGCTATCGAGAATATCGACATCGGCGGACCTAGCATGCTCCGTTCCGCGGCGAAAAATCATGAATCCGTCACTGTGATCGTTGATCCGCAAGATTATCCGCTGGTTCTAGAAGAATTGACTTCTGGTGATACAACGCTGGCTACACGCCGTTATCTGGCGGCGAAGGTCTTTCGACATACTGCCGCTTATGATGCGGTGATCGCGAGCTATTTGACGGAACAAACATCTGAAAAAAATCCGGAAAAACTAACACTGACTTATGAATTGAAACAAACATTGCGTTATGGAGAAAACAGTCATCAAGAAGCGGTCTTTTATCGCTCTGCGTTACCAACTTCTTATTCCATCGCCAATGCGAAACAGCTTCACGGTAAAGAGTTGTCTTATAACAATATCAAAGACGCGGATGCGGCGATCAAGATCGCCAGAGAATTTTCTAAGCCGGCTGTGGTGGCCTTAAAACATATGAATCCTTGCGGGATCGGTACAGCCGAAACGATCACTGAAGCTTATGATTACGCTTATGAAGCTGATCCAGTATCTATTTTTGGCGGCATTGTGGTTTTGAATCGGGAAGTTGATCTGCAAACGGCGGAAAAAATGCATCATCTGTTTTTAGAGATCATTTTGGCGCCATCATTTGAACCAGCGGCCTTTGAACTCTTGTCCAGCAAAAAAAATCTGCGTTTGTTGACATTAGATTTCTCTCAACAATTCCAACCGGAAAAAGAAGTGGTTTCGGTTTTAGGCGGTTTGTTAGTCCAAGATCAGGACGTAGTTGAGGAAGACCCTGAAAAGTGGCAAGTAGTCACCAAGCGTCAGCCGTCAGAAGAAGAAAGAGAAGCTTTGGCATTTGCTTGGAAAGCGGTCAAACACGTGAAGTCCAATGCTATCGTGTTGGCAAATAATCACCAAACTGTAGGGATCGGCGCAGGACAAATGAATCGAGTGGGTTCAGTAAAAATCGCTATCGAACAAGCTGAACAAGCAGAAAAAATCCAAGGTGCCGTCCTTGCCAGTGACGCATTTTTCCCAATGAGCGACAGTGTAGAAACAGCCGCTAAACATGGCATCAAAGCCATCATCCAGCCGGGAGGAAGTATCAAAGATCAGGAATCGATCGACATGGCTGACAAATATGGAATAACGATGCTCTTTACCGGTATTCGCCACTTCAGACATTGA
- a CDS encoding aldo/keto reductase, whose translation MKQVKFGSEELGVSSVILGCMRINNAEDPVKVIETAVENGINFFDHADIYGDGSCESIFADALAKTNYKREDLFIQTKCGIVPGKMYDFSKKHIIESVEGSLKRLRVDYVDALLLHRPDTLMEPEEVAAAFDQLESEGKVKYFGVSNQNPGQIELLKKYVRQPLLANQLQFGIKHTEMIDQGIHVNMTDTGSFDHDGGILEYSRLHDMTIQAWSPYQYGFFEGVFIGNEKFPELNQKLEEMAEKYNTTPTGIASAWILRHPANMQVIAGTMTPHRIEEIAKASEVQMSREDWYSVYLAAGNILP comes from the coding sequence ATGAAACAAGTAAAATTCGGTTCAGAAGAATTAGGCGTATCAAGCGTTATCTTAGGCTGTATGCGGATCAATAATGCAGAAGATCCGGTGAAAGTCATCGAAACAGCGGTAGAAAACGGCATTAATTTCTTTGATCACGCTGATATTTATGGAGATGGCAGCTGTGAATCGATCTTTGCGGACGCTTTGGCAAAAACCAATTATAAACGTGAAGATTTATTTATTCAAACCAAGTGCGGGATCGTTCCTGGCAAGATGTATGATTTTTCTAAAAAGCATATCATCGAATCTGTTGAGGGCAGTCTGAAACGTTTGAGAGTTGATTATGTTGATGCGCTTTTACTGCACCGTCCGGATACATTGATGGAGCCGGAAGAAGTTGCGGCAGCCTTCGATCAATTGGAATCAGAAGGAAAAGTGAAATACTTCGGCGTCAGCAACCAAAACCCTGGTCAGATCGAATTACTGAAAAAATATGTTCGCCAACCGCTTTTAGCAAACCAATTGCAATTCGGTATCAAACATACCGAAATGATCGATCAAGGAATCCATGTCAATATGACTGATACTGGCAGTTTCGATCATGACGGCGGGATCTTGGAATATTCACGTCTGCATGATATGACGATCCAAGCATGGTCTCCTTATCAGTACGGTTTCTTTGAAGGGGTCTTTATCGGTAACGAAAAATTCCCAGAGCTTAACCAAAAATTGGAAGAAATGGCTGAAAAATATAATACAACGCCAACAGGGATCGCTTCTGCATGGATCTTGCGTCATCCAGCGAACATGCAAGTGATCGCGGGAACGATGACACCTCATCGTATCGAAGAAATTGCCAAAGCATCAGAAGTGCAAATGTCTAGAGAAGATTGGTACAGCGTCTACTTGGCAGCCGGCAATATCCTTCCTTAA
- the purD gene encoding phosphoribosylamine--glycine ligase has product MNILVIGSGGREHAIAKKLIEDERVTNVYCAKGNPGMKKDGIIPVNIAEDDHTGLIAFAEEKQIDWTFVGPEIPLLNGIVDDFQKAGLKIFGPTKAAAMIEGSKEFAKKIMSQNKIPTADYQAFTSYDEAVAYVEEKGAPIVVKADGLAAGKGVVVAETNEQAIQALHEMLKENRFGQNGEKVVIEEFLAGEEFSLMAFVDGSAVYPMVIAQDHKRAYDGDKGPNTGGMGAYSPVPQISDEVVQTAVETILKPAAKGMIANGTPFQGILYAGLIATADGPKVIEFNARFGDPETQVILPRLTSSLAQLVIDLLAHQEPNITWSDQAAVGVVVAAEGYPQNYAAGMPIPSIEGCPVYYSGVAGEDNLSANGGRVFLVEANGETLEEAREKVYRALADAKLSKMFYRYDIGDKALIKN; this is encoded by the coding sequence ATGAATATATTAGTGATCGGCAGCGGCGGACGAGAGCACGCGATCGCCAAAAAGCTGATAGAAGACGAACGAGTAACGAATGTGTATTGCGCAAAAGGAAACCCTGGTATGAAAAAAGACGGGATCATTCCTGTGAATATCGCTGAAGACGATCACACTGGATTGATCGCTTTTGCTGAAGAAAAGCAGATCGATTGGACGTTTGTCGGACCGGAAATTCCGTTACTGAATGGGATCGTAGATGATTTTCAAAAGGCGGGTCTGAAAATTTTTGGACCCACCAAAGCCGCAGCGATGATCGAAGGATCGAAAGAGTTCGCTAAAAAAATCATGAGCCAAAATAAAATCCCAACTGCTGATTATCAAGCTTTCACCAGTTACGACGAAGCAGTGGCTTATGTAGAAGAAAAAGGCGCGCCAATCGTTGTAAAAGCAGATGGTTTAGCTGCCGGTAAAGGGGTGGTTGTGGCTGAAACGAACGAACAAGCGATCCAAGCACTTCACGAGATGCTCAAGGAAAACCGCTTCGGACAAAATGGTGAAAAAGTCGTGATCGAAGAGTTTTTAGCAGGTGAAGAATTTTCTTTGATGGCGTTCGTTGATGGTTCGGCAGTCTATCCGATGGTGATCGCGCAAGATCATAAACGTGCCTATGATGGAGACAAAGGACCGAATACGGGCGGAATGGGAGCTTATTCACCGGTACCGCAGATTTCAGATGAAGTCGTGCAGACAGCTGTTGAAACGATCTTAAAACCGGCGGCAAAAGGAATGATTGCAAACGGCACACCATTTCAAGGCATTTTATATGCCGGGTTGATCGCGACAGCAGACGGACCAAAAGTAATCGAGTTCAATGCTCGTTTCGGCGATCCGGAAACGCAAGTCATTTTGCCGCGGTTGACATCCAGCTTGGCACAGCTCGTTATCGATCTTTTGGCCCATCAAGAGCCGAACATCACATGGAGCGATCAGGCAGCAGTCGGCGTTGTAGTGGCGGCGGAAGGCTATCCGCAAAACTATGCTGCCGGGATGCCGATTCCTTCGATCGAAGGATGTCCGGTGTATTATTCAGGAGTAGCTGGCGAGGACAACTTGTCAGCCAATGGCGGAAGAGTGTTTCTGGTAGAAGCAAACGGTGAAACACTCGAGGAAGCCCGTGAAAAAGTTTATCGTGCTTTGGCAGATGCCAAACTGTCAAAAATGTTTTATCGCTATGATATCGGGGACAAAGCATTAATAAAGAACTAG
- the guaC gene encoding GMP reductase yields the protein MKVFDYEDIQLIPNKCIVQSRSECDTQVTLGNHKFKMPVVPANMQTIIDDTIAEFLAENGYFYIMHRFDEAARIPFIKKMKQRGLISSISVGVKTSEYAFIDELAEQNLIPDYITIDIAHGHANSVIEMIQYIKKRLPETFVIAGNVGTPEAVRELENAGADATKVGIGPGKVCITKIKTGFGTGGWQLAAVRWCAKAARKPIIADGGIRTHGDIAKSIRFGATMVMIGSLFAGHEESPGETKVENGVVYKEYFGSASEFQKGEKKNVEGKKIWIQHKGSLKDTLVEMQQDLQSSISYAGGKDLEAIRKVDYVIVKNSIFNGDTI from the coding sequence ATGAAAGTTTTTGATTACGAAGATATCCAATTGATCCCTAATAAATGTATCGTCCAAAGCCGCTCAGAATGCGATACTCAAGTAACTTTAGGAAATCACAAATTTAAGATGCCGGTCGTTCCTGCAAATATGCAAACGATCATTGATGATACCATCGCGGAATTTTTAGCAGAAAACGGCTATTTTTATATCATGCATCGCTTTGACGAAGCTGCACGTATTCCTTTCATCAAAAAAATGAAACAACGCGGACTGATTTCATCAATCAGTGTGGGTGTGAAAACAAGCGAGTATGCTTTTATTGATGAATTAGCGGAGCAAAATCTGATCCCTGATTATATTACGATCGATATTGCCCATGGTCATGCGAATTCAGTGATCGAGATGATCCAATATATCAAAAAACGTTTGCCGGAAACATTTGTGATCGCTGGGAACGTTGGGACTCCTGAAGCAGTACGGGAATTAGAAAATGCTGGTGCGGATGCTACCAAAGTTGGTATCGGACCAGGGAAAGTCTGCATCACAAAAATCAAGACCGGATTTGGAACTGGCGGTTGGCAGTTGGCGGCTGTTCGTTGGTGTGCCAAAGCCGCTCGTAAGCCGATCATTGCTGACGGCGGGATCCGTACCCACGGCGATATCGCGAAATCGATCCGCTTCGGGGCGACGATGGTTATGATCGGATCTTTATTTGCCGGACACGAAGAATCACCTGGTGAAACGAAAGTCGAAAACGGCGTAGTGTATAAAGAATATTTCGGCAGTGCGTCAGAATTCCAAAAAGGCGAAAAGAAAAATGTCGAAGGCAAAAAAATCTGGATCCAGCACAAAGGATCTTTAAAAGACACATTGGTTGAGATGCAGCAAGATCTGCAATCTTCGATCTCCTATGCCGGCGGAAAAGATTTAGAAGCGATCCGCAAAGTTGATTATGTGATCGTTAAAAACTCTATCTTCAACGGCGACACTATCTAA
- the purF gene encoding amidophosphoribosyltransferase yields the protein MSYEVKSLNEECGIFGVWGHADAASVTYFGLHSLQHRGQEGAGIVANNRGKLHGHRELGLLSEVFKDERQLAQLQGDAAIGHVRYATAGNGSVDNIQPFLFKFFDGQVALAHNGNLTNARSLRTSLEKDGAIFHSNSDTEILMHLIRRSKKTAFIDRLKEALLQVKGGFAYILMKEDCMIAALDPNGFRPLAIGRMVNGAYVIASETCALEVIGAEFIRDVQPGEIVMVSDQGIEIDTYTSETQHAICAMEYVYFARPDSNIAGVNVHTARKNMGRRLAEESPISADMVIGVPNSSLSAASGYAEASGIPYELGLVKNQYIARTFIQPTQELREQGVRMKLSAVRGVVEGKKVILVDDSIVRGTTSRRIVRLLREAGAKEVHVRIASPPLKYPCFYGIDIQTRKELIAANHTVAEIQECIGADSLEFLSEEGLIEAIGLDFDAPYSGLCMAYFNGDYPTPLYDYEEKYRASLEEQTSFF from the coding sequence ATGTCTTATGAAGTGAAAAGTCTGAATGAGGAATGTGGAATCTTTGGTGTTTGGGGACACGCGGATGCCGCCAGTGTCACCTATTTCGGCTTACACAGCTTGCAGCATCGCGGACAAGAAGGAGCCGGAATCGTTGCAAATAATCGCGGCAAGTTGCACGGTCATCGTGAATTGGGTCTGTTGTCAGAAGTCTTTAAAGATGAACGACAGTTGGCGCAACTGCAAGGAGATGCCGCTATCGGTCATGTCCGCTATGCCACAGCAGGCAATGGCAGTGTCGATAATATCCAGCCTTTTCTGTTCAAATTTTTTGACGGGCAAGTAGCGTTGGCGCATAACGGCAATCTTACCAATGCCCGCAGTTTGCGGACCAGTTTGGAAAAAGACGGAGCGATCTTTCATTCCAATTCGGATACGGAGATCTTGATGCACTTGATCCGCCGCAGTAAAAAGACTGCATTTATCGATCGATTGAAAGAGGCGTTATTGCAAGTCAAAGGCGGGTTTGCCTATATTCTTATGAAAGAAGATTGCATGATCGCGGCACTTGATCCCAACGGTTTTCGTCCGTTAGCGATCGGTCGGATGGTCAATGGCGCGTATGTCATCGCATCTGAAACCTGCGCGTTAGAAGTGATCGGCGCTGAGTTCATTCGAGATGTCCAACCGGGCGAGATCGTCATGGTCAGTGATCAAGGGATCGAGATCGATACCTATACTTCTGAAACTCAGCATGCCATCTGCGCGATGGAATATGTCTACTTCGCACGACCTGATTCCAATATCGCAGGAGTCAACGTCCATACTGCGAGAAAAAATATGGGGCGCCGATTAGCGGAGGAATCTCCGATTTCAGCGGATATGGTGATCGGCGTACCTAATTCCTCGCTGTCAGCCGCCAGCGGCTATGCCGAAGCTTCCGGCATTCCCTATGAATTAGGGTTGGTAAAAAACCAGTACATCGCACGCACCTTTATTCAGCCGACACAGGAGTTGCGGGAACAAGGCGTTCGCATGAAGCTTTCCGCGGTTCGCGGTGTCGTAGAAGGGAAAAAAGTCATTTTAGTGGATGACTCCATCGTGCGGGGAACTACCAGCCGCCGGATCGTCCGCCTGCTTAGAGAAGCGGGGGCAAAAGAAGTCCATGTTCGGATCGCTTCGCCGCCGTTGAAATATCCATGTTTTTACGGAATCGATATCCAAACCAGAAAAGAATTGATCGCCGCCAATCATACTGTGGCAGAGATCCAAGAATGTATCGGTGCCGATTCACTAGAATTTTTAAGTGAAGAAGGATTGATCGAAGCAATCGGTCTGGATTTTGACGCACCATATTCGGGGTTATGTATGGCTTATTTTAACGGCGATTATCCTACCCCGCTATATGATTATGAAGAAAAATATCGCGCGTCACTAGAAGAACAAACATCATTTTTCTAA